From Corvus cornix cornix isolate S_Up_H32 chromosome 5, ASM73873v5, whole genome shotgun sequence, the proteins below share one genomic window:
- the LOC120410023 gene encoding octapeptide-repeat protein T2-like: MEERRWGSAGPGKRRGREGGRKGAWEREKRSGGDREKKWVAERGVLWEEGERARGKQRSAGREGSEGQRGRERGRQEGRNGRKAEYRREGRGDGEKERCEGAGAGRGREARSGLGAAGTAALWGVRGAARARRGRDAGGREGSGSF; this comes from the coding sequence ATGGAGGAGCGACGGTGGGGGAGCGCCGGGCCGGGAAAGCGGCGGGGGCGGGAGGGGGGGAGGAAAGGAGCCTGGGAGCGGGAGAAAAGGAGCGGCGGTGATAGGGAGAAGAAATGGGTTGCAGAAAGAGGAGTactgtgggaggagggagaacgGGCTAGAGGGAAGCAGCGGAGCGCCGGGAGAGAAGGGAGTGAGGGGCAGAGGGGGAGAGAGCGTGGGcggcaggaaggaaggaacgGGAGAAAAGCGGAGtacaggagggaaggaaggggggatGGGGAGAAAGAGCGGTGTGAAGGGGCAGGAGCGGGGCGAGGACGTGAGGCCAGGAGCGGGCTCGGGGCTGCTGGCACCGCAGCGCTTTGGGGGGTGAGGGGGGCGGCGCGCGCGCGGCGCGGGCGGGATGCGGGGGGCAGGGAAGGCTCTGGCAGTTTCTAG